The Mobula birostris isolate sMobBir1 unplaced genomic scaffold, sMobBir1.hap1 scaffold_4452, whole genome shotgun sequence genome has a window encoding:
- the LOC140193213 gene encoding C-reactive protein-like, producing the protein MNYFIPIVLMVCIYLPESDSAGLKGKSLIFEKETSNSYVRLSPSHFTELTAFTVCLRAASELTRGYSLFSYATSRSANELMIWYKANGRIALHLYTNIAEFSLPKMDALLRHICVTWESKEGLITIWVNGKRSLQKIGRKGWVVKGSGQFILGQEQDSVGGGFVRSESFVGEITDVNMWDSVLDASEIQIANEGWLCTGGNIINWGTTSHESGGMVTIKDSNDCIS; encoded by the coding sequence GCCTGAAAGGGAAATCGCTGATATTTGAAAAGGAAACAAGCAACAGCTATGTCAGACTTTCCCCGTCGCATTTCACTGAATTGACTGCCTTTACTGTCTGCCTCAGGGCAGCCTCTGAATTGACCCGTGGTTACAGTTTGTTCTCCTATGCAACGTCGAGGAGTGCCAATGAACTGATGATTTGGTACAAAGCTAATGGACGCATCGCCCTCCATTTATACACAAATATCGCAGAGTTTTCCCTTCCAAAAATGGATGCCTTGCTGAGACACATCTGTGTAACCTGGGAATCTAAAGAGGGTTTGATTACCATCTGGGTAAATGGGAAACGCTCTTTACAGAAGATTGGTAGAAAGGGTTGGGTTGTGAAAGGTTCTGGTCAGTTTATTCTTGGCCAGGAGCAGGACAGTGTTGGAGGAGGTTTTGTCAGATCTGAGTCCTTTGTTGGGGAGATAACTGATGTTAACATGTGGGAttctgtgcttgacgccagtgaGATTCAGATAGCAAATGAGGGATGGTTATGTACCGGAGGGAACATCATCAACTGGGGAACAACTTCCCATGAATCAGGAGGGATGGTGACGATCAAAGACAGTAATGACTGCATATCTTAA